The genomic stretch AGAAGAAGAGGATGCCCTCAAAACGttctgacccaggtatgttcactctacctaTATCTATTGGTGATATCATGATcgagcatgccatgtgtgacTTAGGGGCTTCGATTAATGTTTTACCTCtttccatttatagaaagttGGTAGGGGTTAGGATGGTTGACACAAAGGTGGTAATCAATTTAGCTGATAGGACATGCATATGCCTAGAAGGTGTTCTAGAGAACGTAATAGTTAAGGTGCATGATTTCCTCTACCcggccgatttccatgttataaAGATGAGTGAGAACGAATCTACTGAGTCTAGAGGCGTACTCCTAGGTAGACCATTCCTACGTACTGCTAAGACAAtaattgatgtctttgatggaacTATATGCCTGGATTATCATGGGGAAAAGTACACGTTTAGCATTGATGAGGCTATGAAAAGTACACGTTTAgcattgacattttaatacgggTTGTTGACATTTGGTATTCTGGATATTGATATGCAatgattttgtttctttgattGGATGTGGTGACATGATATACTATGGAGCTCAGTGACAAAGGTTCCGATTCGGAACTCTTCTACTTCAGATCTCGCGAGCTCGTGGAGGTGACGGAATCGTCCAAGGATCCGAGGCACAGTGTGCCGGCGGtgttggaggtggaggtggatccGAGCGGTGGATCTAGGATACAGAATGCGTCGATGGAGTTGTACATGAGAAAGGAGGAATCCGCGAAAATCAATAtcacaagttgttgacattttgctataagttgttgacatttgataagtaggctattgacatgtgttgtatgatcatgatgcctgaacttgtgtcaaataaaaaaattaagataaaatagttgttattttttaattacaagaattgattttgagttgttgacactgTATACAAACtgttgacaagctgttgacattttactataagttgtttacatttgatatgcaggctattgacatgtgttgtatgatcataatgccagaacttgtgtcaaataaaaaaattaagataaaatagttgttattttttaattacaagaattgtttttgagttgttgacactatatacaagttgttgacaagctgttgacattttgctataagttgttgacatttggtatgcaggctattgacatgtgttgtatgatcataatgccagaacttgtgtcaaataaaaaaattaagataaaatagttgttattttttaattacaagaattgtttttgagttgttgacactatatacaagttgttgacaagctattgacattttgctataagttgttgacatttgatatgcatgctattgacatgtgttgtatgatcaCGATGCCAGAAATtgggtcaaataaaaaaattaagataaaatagttgttattttttaattacaagaattgtttttgagttgttgacgctatatacaagttgttgacaagctgttgacatttgatatacaagctgttgatattttcatataagttgttgacatttgatacgAAAGCTATTGACATGTATTGCATGATCATGATACCAGAActtgtttcaaataaaaaaattaagagaaaatagttgttcttttttaattataagaattgtttttgcgttgttgacatttcaatacaagttgttgaactgattgacatttcatatatattacCTACTGCTAAGTTCAAAAGTCAGAAACCACAATAGTTGTCCATGGTTTGTGTGGGTAGTGCAGGTTTTAGGAAGAAACCTTCACCAACCCAAAGTTCGATGAGTTTAGAGGCACGTATCTCACAATCTTCTGGGAATGCACCCAGGTAAAGGAAACAACCTTGAAGTCCAGCGGGCAAGTAAAGGTAGCTCTATAGCCAAGATCTCCAAGTAGAAACCCTCCCCCATTGCAGCAGCATCAGCAGTATCTTTTCTGTCTCCTGAATGAAAAGACCACCAACCACAACCAGTGACAGAGGAAGACCTTTACATTTCTCGGCGATCGATCTTCCAACACAATTGATAATACAAAGCCTAATACCTCCAAATCCATACTCAAATCAACAATTAAGCTTCCGGCGAAGCAACGACGTGAGAAGCGAAGGCTGTTCGGAGCTTCGTGCAGCAGGAGCGGCGAAGCGCGATGAACAGCGGCGACGTTAAACcgcgagagagagagggcgTGTCCGGAGGCGTCGTCGTCTCTGGCTTGATTGATGATCGGCGAAGACGATTGATGGTGGCGATATATATTAGAGAGGGTTTTAGAAAAtgatttcaaatctaattttatttttttccaccatttgattaatgaaatgacacttatacccccgtgttgacataatgtgatagttgttgacatttcgttaatcttgtggattagtggctgagattgcatctcatttctcaatttagctaaataatctcaacctaacagcaccccatatatatatataggggtgcgttagaatgataaccatatttaaggtgataacctaataacctatcattttatgggtcaaaaatatcatttttactataatgatatttatacactataacatgatattttttcagcatgcataaaatgatacttttaatccataaaatgatattttgttttataaaatgatatattttgtCCATAGagtgataggttattaggttatcaccataaatatgggttatcatatgatcacatccctatatatatatatatatatatataggggagcactaGGGCGCATCCTTAGTTAGAGTGCTAATGTACCTCCAATCATGTGCTTCCACGTGTCatgaaaaatgcaatattgaaAACACTAAAATGCAATACACATCTATGTAGCTATATATGTATTTCCTTATACAacattttagttataggcaaattgcaatttatattgttgagttttgcacTTTAATATTAATTGTCTTCAATGCAAAATAcactatatataaatgcaatccgtctatatataaaatacaaattaaacggtctatatctaaaatgcaaaactcaacaataaaaaatgcaatctgcctataactaaaatgcaatttGCCAAAATCCATCTACCGCTTctacaaatgtatattgcatttttgtgTTTACAATGTTGCATTTTTCGTGGCACGTGGCAGAACGTGATTGGAGGTACATTAGCACTTTAAATTTAGTTAGCATATTAGTATATCATCTGATAGGGGAGCTCTATGTTGCATCCTTAGTTAGAGTGTTAATGTACCTCCAATCATGTGCTTCCACGTGTCatgaaaaatgcaatattgaaAACACTAAAATGCAATACACATCTGTGAAGCTATATACGTATTTCCTTATACagcattttagttataggcaaattgcattttatattgttgagttttgcattttaatattaattgtcTTCAATGCAAAATAcactatatataaatgcaatccgtctatatataaaatgcaaattattgatctatatctaaaatgcaaaactcaacaataaaaaatgcaatctacctataactaaaatgcaatttGCCAAAATCCATCTACCACTTctacaaatgtatattgcattttagtgTTTACAATGTTGCATTTTTCGCGCCACATGGCAGAACGTGATTGGAGGTACATTAGCACTTTAAATTTAGTTAGCATATTAGTATATCATATGATAGGGGAGCACTATGGTGCATCCCTAGTTAGAGTGCTAATGTACCTCCAATCATGTGCTGCCACGTGGCgtgaaaaatgcaatattgtatacagaaaaatgcaatatacatttgtcGAGCTGTAAGTACATTTTCATAGATTGCATTTTAATTATAGGCAAATTGCATttatattgttgagttttgcataTTAACTTAAATTGTCTACCatgcaaaataaattatatataaatgcaatctgtctatatataaaatgcaaataaacaacctatatctaaaaagcaaaactcgacaataaaaaatgcaatctgcATATAACAAAAATGCAATATGCCGAAATTAATCTACAGCTTGACAAATGTATATCGCATTTTTCTGtatacaatattgcatttttcgtgCCACGTGGCAGCACATGATTGGATGTACATTAGCACTTTATAATTAGTTCGCATATTAGtatatccatatatatatatggtccatAAGTAAAATTCTGTCATAAATCAAAGCATATCTCAGCCCTTAGATCTttagattggatggttgtgatcaTAACatccgagctacattattacactaaaagcgttacattattagacgtgctacattattagactgcacaatctacattattagactaaaaatcgttacattattagccgagctACATTATAAGACTACACattctacattattagatgacacgtgacattaatctaacGGTTACATCACAGGATCCAATGGTtgagatttgctttgatttttgacatAATTTCACTTATTGATCAAAGCAAATCTCAGTCATTGGATCTTGTAATGCAACCGTTATATTAATGacacgtgtcatctaataatgtagattatgtagtctaataatgtagttcGGCTAATAATGTAATGCGTTATAGTCAAATAATGTAGATTGTGtattctaataatgtagctcggctaataatgtaacgcttttagtgtaataatgtagctcggatATTATTATCATAGCCATCCAATctaaggatccaagggctgagatttgatttgatttttgacAGGATTCTACTTATGGACCATAGTGTgcccctatatatataggtcctgttaggttgagattttttaacttaattgagaattgagatgcattttcagccactcatccacaaaattttcaaaatttttcttttcatcaaaataaaataaaattatgacaGCTATTGATCAATATCTTATTTTAATGCAAATAAAATGTCAACCATCATGTTACATCATTTTAGGAGTTGTCAATTGGCGGCACATGCCTATACCATTCTAGACTCGGGCCCATGACTAAAGTAGGCTAGATTCTGCATTTTCTTTCTATAAATTTAGACTCAATCTAGCCAAGCTAGGTTGGGCAAtccataaattattttattgttttatcaattttttttaaatgtttttttgaatgttttttttattaaattgtagcactccaaattaaaaattgttttatttgagaATAAATCATATATATTCCTATAATTTCctaattttaattgtatttcatatatatttattagatGATTTTGAATCAcgttaaatattactcccttgtcccataaaaatagacacttttgggatgacatgggttgatgcaaaattgataaaatatgagataaattgagagagaaagtgaTTGGAGTATTAGTCGAGAATGAACCCCActtcattagagaaaaaaagtcACCAAATATAGAAGTGGACAATATATATGAGACAGATGGAacattaaatatgtatattcaaatttatcttcctataactattaaaaaaaatcaattgcaaagagattttgaaaaatatataaataatttgagtgaatataatttaaaaaagatttaaattaaagtacaaataattgaaatagtagtagtagcatAGAGTTAGTTGTTGCGGGTCACATTTGAGCCTATATTGGATTGGATTATGTTAGTTCGGTCCGTACTATCTTAACAAGTATTCATGCTTACCCTATCCCTACTTAATGAGCTTGTTAATGAATAATTAAGCCGCCAACTgtttggtttccaagataaaataataccaagatataacctaatattgagttgtgagattattttagtcataggggttaggtatgactaattatctcatgatccATCTAcgattgagttgtgggattgaatctcatgaaccaaacacactacaaatttaatcttagatacaatcttgcaaaccgaacagaGCATAACCACAACCAAGATCTATAAACAGCCCTATAAAATGGAAATTATACCATAACCACAACCAAAATCATTTGAGTTTTACTACAAGAAGAGAGCTACCTAtgattttattcataaaaatgaGTTGTGTAAGCATGAAGCTCCCTTTGATTGATTTGAGCAACGTAGGAGAAAATTATTGATTATcaaatatttttgtaaaaaaattatgtattttaaataatatttttactaAATAGTacgataaattaaaaaaatctatattTAGAGAATTAAATCATTTATAttcctttaattttaattgtagtAATGGATGATTTtcgaataatataaattatttgaGGGAATGTAATTTAAACAAGATTAAACTTAAAGtacaaattattaaaatagtaTAGAGTTGGTTATTGTAATTCCGATCTATGTTGACAAGTATTCATGCTTACCCATCCCTACCAAACAAGGACGGAGATAGCCTAGGCAAAGCCGCCGCttcagcgggggcttggccggtgcCATCCTCGTAGATTTCGGTTACAATGTTTTTATGCTTTATATTACAGAGATAGAAGCAATTGATGAaagaagatgatggagaaagaGAGGGTAGAGGGGAGAGGGGATATGATTATGACCTTGGGAATAGAGTTCCCGTTTATcaccatttttttgttttgtgggTTTAGGAAAATAGGATAATTTAAAAATCAACATAGTTTAACTCAGTTTTTAGCCAGCaataaatttgttttatttaagcaccaatttttttattagttaaattaaatccaatgtATTTACATGGATATATTTTCAACCAAAAAGTATAATTTAAGAGTAacgataaattaacaaaaattgtatatacaaaatatcCTTCAAATTGAAATTTGGATAAGACTAATTTAATTGATTTGGAAGCATCCTTAATTACATATATCTATGACTAATTTAACTCTattcttattaatttatattgtttaaaaaatatgtattaattgaatttattattaaaaatattcaccttaataagtattttaataaataagtatttgttcattttatttaaactatCACAATGATGTGAAGATAAATATATTGTTCCTTTTTCTACAAAGTAAAAATTAAGCTAAATActcttttatttgtaaattctatttaattatgtaatatatatttttaaaaacattggtatttttctattaatttcaACTTTTATATTCGCAAGTATTTACATATTAGTTAATCTTCCAAAGGGGAATAAATTATttgtttacaaaataaataaaaaaacgtgTCAGTTAACTTCTTTAATATATATGATTTGTCataaacattttttatatttttcaaataatttttttctaataattctttattttatatagagtaatatatatacattGCTAAGATATCATATATTGAAATCTTATGTAATTAAGAAACTATAAATATTACTTAATCGTATAATATAGATATTTCGATGATGGTAGATTGTTAGACTCAAGCACATATAATACAATCTTCTAATGCATAGCTATTGGTGAATAAATTGATAAGATCATGAAAAATTAAACTTATACGATAAATCactatattttcaatattttaactattgaattattttaatattaattccttaattaattttgtagtGGGTTAAAAAATATCACAATAAGGATTGGCCGATGATAGCAACATGTGGCACCTAACATGTGTCATACCTTTATACGTATAACTACCAGATATATTGATACAGtatattgaaattaaataaatgaattttagactcatattataaaattattttataattaatactatTTCGATGATAGAAGGTCGTCGCACTCAACGTCCACCGATGTCAGTGACATTCTTCACATGTATTAGCaactaatattttcaaaaaatatagtattagataattactttattaatataatttcaattttcaacaaTAGTATAAATGAtcatgttttgattttttttttatgtttctcCATGTACTATACTATAcataaattatttgaaatacCAAGCTTCAAATTATAttccaaatcacaaaatttagtagttgaaaaaaatgaaataaaatataatgtacATGAGAGatccaaataaaaaatgatataatttaattagttattagaatataaggataattaaaaaaattgatgaaaaattAGTTTATACTACTAAATTGTTTTATGGATGAAAAACGTTAAATAATTGAAAGAAAGGGTAAAAAATATAATGCACTagcaaaattaatatataaataattttataatataatttattctcatattatttttaaattttaaatttgatttaataaatttaatttaattatcagtATATTCACagtctttttttattatgttttttgtATTTCTTTTAACATGTTcccatattttttttgttaaagcTAGAAAAAACTTAATGTAAAATATTTGtgtgaaattttgaaaataaaacattattgttagaaaaaaaaatatacgtTTATTCTTTTTGAGTTTTGGTTAAAAGTATTATATTCATTCTTGAATTAACATGAGGGGTTATAATGTAAAACTAAAGTACAATTAAAATCGGTAAGTTCCTTAATATTTGCATATgagaaaatgacaaaaataccctcaatttGTATATACAAGTTTGTTAACTATCACTATTCATAATTTAATGGTGGAAAAATGATTAGTACTAATAAACAAGACTTGAGTggtttaaattattaataagtCTATTAGTTTaggaataaattaatatttgttaTTCTAACTACAAAAACGTTTAAACAATCAAATAGTACTActtaaagttttatttttatttgtataataatatattttttttattaatcaatttatttattatttgtcCATAATTATTCagtctcatatttcatttttggtttgtctgccaacacatattcatttatcttttactaatttttaaaataggtctcacattccacttctattttattactccctccatccacgaaaaataggacacattatgaatgacacatgttttaatgtggaattggtaaagtaagagagaagaaaaaagtaagagaaaagtagtgttagtagaatgtggagtCCATATTaatagtaagagagaagggaaaaagtaagagagaagttgttaaaaactttccttttttagatGTGCTCtttcgtggacaaccaaaaatgacaaatgtgctctatttttcgtggacggagggagtataagtttatactccatataaaatgACGCACATTACATTAacttttttctttacattttttaatatttgaaacCAGTCAAAGTGGGATAAGTAATATCAAATGGATGAAATACCAtgttagtataaaattaatattataacaACTCAATTTGCGGAATCTTAGGACATCAAGATATCACTATCTGTGTTTCTTCGGATTCTCAAATCGAACAATCCTATATACACCATTGCGGACCACTAGTACCATTAGAGAAGGCTAGTCACTACCACAGATTCAAGAGCATCGCGTGTTTTGCCAAATTTATTGTTAATTTTCAGCTCATTTCCATTTCTAGTTCAGTCCCTGCTACCAAATGAGCTTTTAATGCATATTAACCCGCCAAACTAGTTCATTTCGTGATCTATAAATAGAccaaaaaatggaaattataCCACAACCACAACCATGATCATTTGAGTTTTCCTACAAGAAGAGAGTTACCTAggtttttattcataaaaattagTTGTGTAAGCATGAAGCTCCCTTTGATTGATTTGAGCAACCTAGGAGAAAATGATTCTCCAAGGTGGGAATCAACTAAAATCCAAATTCGAGAAGCCCTTCAAGAATATGGGTGTTTTGAAGCTAACTTCAATAACAATATTCCTCTTGAGTTGAGGAAATCAGTTGGTGAAGGGATTCGACAACTTTTCGATCTCCCTTTAGCCATCAAACTACTTAACAAAAATCCACACAAACCTTTACATAGCTATGTTGGCCGAAACGATACCGATGGACTCGTAGAAAGTGTAGCCATTGATGGCGCCCTCTCGTCTCACGTAGTCGACACCTTCGCCAACCTCATGTGGCCTAATCAAGGCAATCCCACTTTCAGGTTTAATcccttttttgtttaatttattaatgttaCCATTTTGATGACCATTTTTAATATATGAGGATATACTAAAAAGGTTAATGTTGCTAACTTTTGATGAATTGACTATTGAGATTCATATAATAGTTTCTCTTATGATACTTATGTACTAGTGTTCTACATAGTTTCATTTTCACATTAATTTTTGTTGAatattgtttttgtttatttgcAAACATCAATTGGGCTGCATTATATTTTAAGTTTTCATCTAACATTAAATTTTGACTAAAAAAAATGTGCATTAAGACAtactatttccttcttgattgtACTATTGTAACAGCAAAGATATACTGTTATATTGTGAGAAAATGTCTGAACTGGACAAGATTGTGAGGCGGATAGTGTTGGAGAGTTTTGGACTGGAAAAATACATAGACGAACACTTCAACTCCACGGATTACGTCTGTCGTATCAACAAGTACGAGGCGCCTCGAACGCCTCACTCAACGCTCGGATTATTTTCCCATACAGACAAGAACTTCATCTCCACATTGCATCAGCTCAATCATGTTAACGGTTTGCTGATTCTTACCAAAGATGGGAAAACTTGGATCCCTGCAAATCCAACATCACCCGATTCATTCGTTGTCTTAGTCGGGACCACTTTCCGCGTATGTTACTACTATCCTcgtttacaaaaaaaaaaatcttatttttGCATTTTATTACAACGTACTAAAAACATGTATTTCCTTCATTTcactaatttctcattaaaatacgTGTCATCTATTGTTGAGACTATTTTTTCATGAATGGagatcataattttttttaataattttttggcCTTTTCATTTGTAATGAATCACGTATTTTACTTCACCGATACGCGTCATTTATAGGCATGGACAAATGGGCGACTGCATGATCCAACCCACAAGGTGGTGGTGAGCGGGGATGAAACTCGATACATGATCGGATTGTTTACGGTTGCAAAAGAAGGGTGCGTGATTAAGACTCCGGAAGAGTTGGTGGATGAAGATCACCCTTTGCTCTACAAGCCTTTTGATTACTATAAGTTCAATAAGTTTACCACCACAGATGCTGGTAGAGCTTTGCCGGATCCTCTCAAGGAATATTGTGGAGCCTAAATTCCATGattatcagcttatatgtctGCTTGATTGAGTGTTTAATTTCTTGTTAATTTACTGCTATAATAATAGAAGCTTCTGATGCTTCAAATAAATGTGATAGATAAGCTCAtttccgggttttctttgtcGGTTCTTTCTCGAATCGCGAAAGAAGAGTCTAACCGCATAGTAgatatatagtatatatttcGAGTTTGTATTCATTCATAATGTTGAAATACATCCTCTTACTCTCCAACTCTCTATcctctaaaaaattatttttaatattatttagtttttgatattttgtaaaaataaatatgaaatggttCTTTGcttaataaaaagaaatagcTTGATACAACAGAAAGAGTAATATACTTCAcattttaatatttcatttatttttaaaagaatcacaattaatttgaaactagtatcacacccatatatatggatatatggattaaaatatttttaacatTGATATATATGAgacaataaattaattaaatgaaattagaaACATAATAAACATGAAACAATTAATCATGACACAATTTAATCACAAATTATAATGTTCCAATATTGATGCCACAATCAGTGGAACAAAATTCTACATTGGACCACATGAGATGAAAATTACACGGGCACATGAAAGTTGAACCCAACATCAATacgatatttttattttattggaaaATTAGCTGACTAGTTATCCACCTGACAAACTCATATTTTCATTGGTTTAATTGGTTTGTTGAAGTGCTAAATGCCGAGTTTATCACTCGAGATTGTCTATATCCAGCCAATTAATCTATCTTTTGGAGTTGTATGTGTTTGTTGAGTGTTTTAGGAAAAACAGATGAAAAAGAGGACAAAATGCGGCTGTTAGTGACATGAGGCTGTGAAGCATCGAAAAGCTTCACCCGGCCAGGTATGCTGGAAACAACGCTGAATTCCAGAGAGGTATCGAAAATGACTACCAGGCCGGGTGGATTTCCAGTGTAATAAtcctacccggccgggtacttTGGTTTGACGCGTCTGTTAGCAGAAAACGCGATTTTTTACGTGGAAAAATCAGAAGAAAAGGCTAGGGTTGCAGGCTACGAAATTCATTCTACACCTACCGCCTCCTACACTCACACACACTCCCAAGAACACTTCGAAGAGagatttgaagattgaagactacAAATCGAAAGATTGAAGTTTCCATTCCATAGATCTATTTCACAAGAGTATCTAGTTTGCTTTATTATATATTTGATTGAATCCTTTGTGTTGGTTTTCATGAAGAACAtgagttttggtgaagactacaatggATGTTTGTGATTAATTCTATAACTTCTTTAGATTGCTTAGTTcttgtgatttctttgtttACTCTTGtgctttttcaattcaattgcttagctaccaattgggtTTGTTTACCTAGATAGTAGTAATCAAGAGATACCTAACTAGGGATGATAAAAGAGTGAACATTACATTGATAATCtacactcgagagaggggatcctttgtgagggcttggGTCTTTTGTTCCTTGGAGTTAATCTAAACaaattagaaggagacttcaatattaaggGTTAATCAACGGGGTAAGtacactcgagagagggcttagcTTAGACTAGAGACTTTCCTAGTAATCCTAGAGACATAAAATGGGTAATCGAAGTTGTTGAACTAATTACATCACATTTCCATTGTAGTTG from Salvia splendens isolate huo1 chromosome 15, SspV2, whole genome shotgun sequence encodes the following:
- the LOC121766449 gene encoding probable 2-oxoglutarate-dependent dioxygenase AOP1, which encodes MKLPLIDLSNLGENDSPRWESTKIQIREALQEYGCFEANFNNNIPLELRKSVGEGIRQLFDLPLAIKLLNKNPHKPLHSYVGRNDTDGLVESVAIDGALSSHVVDTFANLMWPNQGNPTFSKDILLYCEKMSELDKIVRRIVLESFGLEKYIDEHFNSTDYVCRINKYEAPRTPHSTLGLFSHTDKNFISTLHQLNHVNGLLILTKDGKTWIPANPTSPDSFVVLVGTTFRAWTNGRLHDPTHKVVVSGDETRYMIGLFTVAKEGCVIKTPEELVDEDHPLLYKPFDYYKFNKFTTTDAGRALPDPLKEYCGA